From a single Glycine soja cultivar W05 chromosome 19, ASM419377v2, whole genome shotgun sequence genomic region:
- the LOC114398459 gene encoding probable arabinose 5-phosphate isomerase, translating to MGSLPVPAFPSKHCLDESSHIDEATLSALFKSQQSHLNFFFDHIDHSQTLAFTRALLNAAGTVFFTGVGKSGFVAHKISQTLVSLGVRSAFLSPVDALHGDIGILTNRDVLILLSKSGATEELLRLVPCARAKGALLIALTSVEGNALAAACDMSVHLPLQRELCPFNLAPVTSTAIQMVFGDTVAIALMEARNLTKEEYAANHPAGKIGKSLIFKVKDVMKKQDELPICRESDLIMDQLVELTTKGCGCLLVIGDGYRLIGTFTDGDLRRTLRASGEAIFKLTVGQMCNRNPRTIGPEAMAVDAMKKMEAPPSPVQFLPVINDESILIGIVTLHGLVSAGL from the exons ATGGGTTCTCTCCCTGTGCCCGCATTTCCATCCAAACACTGCCTTGACGAGAGCAGCCACATTGACGAAGCCACCCTCTCGGCGCTATTCAAGTCGCAGCAGAGCCACCTGAACTTCTTCTTCGACCACATCGACCACTCCCAAACCCTAGCCTTCACGCGCGCGCTCCTCAATGCCGCCGGCACCGTCTTCTTCACCGGCGTCGGAAAATCCGGCTTCGTCGCGCACAAGATCTCGCAGACGCTCGTCTCTCTGGGCGTTCGCTCCGCGTTCCTCTCGCCGGTGGACGCTCTCCACGGCGACATTGGAATCCTCACCAATCGCGATGTGCTCATCCTCCTCAGCAAGTCCGGCGCCACCGAGGAGCTCCTCCGCCTTGTGCCGTGTGCGAGGGCCAAAGGCGCGCTCCTCATCGCGCTCACCTCCGTTGAAGGCAACGCGCTCGCCGCGGCGTGCGACATGTCCGTGCATTTGCCGCTCCAGAGAGAGCTCTGTCCGTTCAACCTCGCGCCGGTGACATCCACCGCTATTCAAATGGTGTTCGGCGACACCGTCGCCATCGCGCTCATGGAGGCGAGGAATCTCACCAAGGAGGAGTACGCCGCGAACCATCCCGCCGGCAAGATCGGGAAGAGCCTCATCTTCAAG GTGAAGGATGTGATGAAGAAACAGGACGAGCTTCCAATTTGCAGAGAATCGGATTTGATTATGGATCAGCTCGTGGAACTCACAACTAAAGGATGCGGATGCCTCCTCGTTATCGGTGACGGTTACCGTCTGATCGGAACGTTCACCGACGGTGATCTCCGTCGTACTCTCCGAGCCAGCGGAGAAGCCATTTTCAAACTCACTGTTGGGCAAATGTGCAACAG GAATCCGAGAACTATTGGTCCGGAGGCAATGGCGGTGGATGCGATGAAGAAGATGGAGGCACCTCCATCGCCGGTTCAGTTTTTGCCTGTGATAAACGATGAAAGTATCTTGATTGGGATTGTGACCTTGCATGGTTTGGTTTCAGCTGGCTTGTGA
- the LOC114398457 gene encoding putative lysine-specific demethylase JMJ16 isoform X1 encodes MEADYGKDCTKSENRENLSVPPGFTSLTSFILKRDGNVKKSDKSTAFQIASEQEPIFMETIPEMNDISAYRQVLMHRPWIIADQSNHHKLEESHIKHLPMDPPLNDGRPKGIIHGCPNCSNCVKVCTFHFTFPHWNSHDYVSFLFVCLFIKVLNQVTARWHPEDAIREVLEEAPTFHPTEEEFKDTLKYIASIRSRAEPYGMCRIVPPTCWKPPCSLEKKNIWEKSEFVAQIQRIDGHQLQHAQEIMASASGNTKTKRKRDVKVALDSQLGNRNTSTPNNQNVQKCDCESEPGPKFSLKTLKKYADIFKSQYFDYKDKKKIIGSNIKLAIHQQWEPSVENIEGEYGRIVQNPTEEIKVLCVNTLEAGVFSSGFPTVSDPVEAYTYPEYLKSGWNLNNILSLSGSLLCFESSEASRNFAPKIHMGMCFSPLNWKVEEHHLYSLYYVHLGEPKVWYGIPGKFAINFETIWKKYLPDLQAGQPDMHDNMVMQLSCSILKAEGIPVYRCIQYPREFVLVFPGSYHSGFDCGFNCSEAVSFAPLEWLLQGQNVVELYCEQRRKTLLSYDKLLLGAAREAVRVQWETNLCRKSTSDSLTYKDAYKKNGFLIKALNSRIQSESLKRKFLCTSLVSQRMDENFDATCKRECSICLRDLHLSAVGCSCSDNFACLDHAKQLCSCTWSNKTLFYRYEINNLNVLCQALDGKLSAVFKWAKEDLGLTLNSVASKRSKQSSKNIIGSTHPSQDLQMNEPVSQTASDESSKGKQRQLLDILNSSKTKENEVVPNSSKKKNEVVPNSSKKQNAVVSQVVRTFGGTHSSSYDIRSKMKTTVLQSTFADDKKGINSVGAKIDTKTLGHKFTISKEVGDPKVSKVPSVTNARYLPFLQDNVLADVSSDSSSTSMSSDSEDEDVQVANG; translated from the exons ATGGAAGCAGATTATGGAAAGGATTGCACCAAATCTGAGAATAGAGAAAATCTTTCAGTTCCCCCTGGTTTTACGTCCCTGACATCTTTCATTTTGAAAAGGGATGGAAATGTTAAGAAAAGTGATAAATCTACAGCCTTTCAAATTGCATCCGAACAAGAGCCAATATTCATGGAGACTATTCCTGAGATGAATGACATTAGTGCTTATAGACAGGTTCTTATGCATCGGCCGTGGATAATCGCAGACCAGAGCAATCACCacaaacttgaggaatctcacATAAAGCATCTTCCTATG gatCCCCCTTTAAATGATGGTCGTCCAAAAGGGATCATACATGGATGTCCAAACTGCAGTAATTGTGTGAAGGTATGTACCTTTCACTTTACCTTTCCACATTGGAACAGTCATGACTATGTctcctttttgtttgt ttgtttgtttatCAAAGTCTTGAACCAGGTAACAGCAAGGTGGCATCCTGAGGATGCTATAAGAGAAGTTTTGGAAGAAGCTCCTACTTTCCACCCAACAGAAGAG GAATTCAAAGACACACTTAAATATATTGCAAGCATACGTTCCAGAGCAGAACCTTATGGAATGTGCCGTATTGTCCCTCCTACTTGCTGGAAACCACCATGCTCTCTTGAGAAAAAGAACATATGGGAAAAGTCTGAATTTGTTGCTCAGATTCAGCGAATTGATGGACACCAACTTCAGCATGCACAAGAAATTATGGCTAGTGCTAGTGGAAATACAAAAACCAAGAGAAAAAGAGATGTAAAAGTAGCTTTAGACTCTCAGCTTGGTAATAGAAACACCAGCACTCCAAATAACCAGAATGTTCAAAAATGTGACTGTGAGTCTGAACCTGGTCCTAAATTCAGTCTCAAAACATTAAAGAAATATGCAGACATATTTAAGAGTCAGTACTTTGATTACAAGGATAAGAAGAAGATTATAGGTTCCAATATAAAATTAGCTATACATCAGCAGTGGGAACCATCTGTGGAGAATATTGAAGGTGAATATGGACGGATTGTTCAAAATCCAACTGAAGAAATCAAG GTGCTTTGTGTTAACACTTTGGAGGCCGGAGTTTTTAGCAGTGGATTTCCGACAGTTTCTGATCCTGTGGAGGCATACACTTACCCTGAATATTTGAAATCTGGATGGAACTTGAATAATATACTTTCACTCTCAGGATCCCTTCTTTGTTTTGAAAGCTCTGAAGCTTCACGTAATTTTGCCCCCAAGATTCACATGGGAATGTGCTTCTCTCCACTCAACTGG AAAGTTGAAGAGCACCACTTATACTCATTATATTACGTGCATTTGGGTGAACCAAAAGTGTGGTATGGCATCCCAGGAAAATTTGCTATTAACTTTGAAACAATTTGGAAGAAGTATCTCCCTGATTTGCAAGCAGGACAGCCTGATATGCATGATAATATG GTGATGCAGCTATCATGCTCCATATTGAAGGCAGAGGGCATTCCTGTATATCGTTGTATTCAGTATCCTCGTGAGTTTGTTCTTGTCTTTCCCGGGTCATATCATTCAGGATTTGATTGTGGCTTCAACTGTTCTGAAGCAGTAAGTTTTGCTCCTCTTGAGTGGCTGCTTCAGGGACAGAATGTTGTAGAGCTATACTGTGAACAGAGGAGAAAGACATTACTTTCATATGATAAGCTTTTGCTAGGAGCAGCAAGGGAAGCTGTGAGGGTCCAATGGGAAACTAATCTGTGCAGGAAGAGCACATCAGATAGCTTAACATATAAAGatgcctataaaaaaaatgggttCTTAATAAAAGCTTTGAAC TCTCGCATCCAGAGTGAAAGTTTGAAGAGAAAATTTCTTTGCACTTCTTTGGTATCACAAAGAATGGATGAAAATTTTGATGCCACTTGTAAAAGGGAATGTAGTATTTGCCTCCGTGATTTACACTTGTCTGCTGTAGGTTGTTCATGTTCAGATAACTTTGCATGTCTTGATCATGCAAAACAGCTTTGTTCTTGCACTTGGAGCAACAAAACTCTCTTCTACCGTTATGAAATCAATAATTTGAATGTTCTTTGTCAAGCTTTGGATGGGAAATTAAGTGCAGTCTTTAAATGGGCTAAAGAGGATCTCGGATTAACTCTGAACTCTGTTGCCTCCAAGAGATCAAAACAAAGCTCAAAAAACATAATTGGTTCAACCCACCCTTCGCAAGATTTGCAGATGAATGAACCTGTATCGCAGACAGCATCAGATGAATCCTCAAAAGGGAAACAACGTCAATTGCTAGATATATTGAATtcatcaaaaacaaaagaaaatgaagtggTTCCGAAttcatcaaagaaaaaaaatgaggtggTTCCGAATTCATCAAAGAAACAAAATGCAGTCGTTTCCCAAGTTGTGCGGACTTTTGGTGGCACTCACAGTAGTTCTTATGACATTCGTTCAAAAATGAAGACAACTGTACTTCAGTCAACCTTTGCAGATGATAAGAAAGGAATCAATTCTGTTGGTGCCAAAATTGATACGAAGACACTTGGGCATAAGTTTACAATTTCAAAGGAAGTAGGAGATCCAAAAGTATCTAAAGTTCCTTCAGTTACAAACGCACGTTACTTGCCTTTTCTACAAGACAATGTGTTAGCTGATGTTTCATCTGATAGTTCGAGCACATCTATGTCGTCAGATTCTGAAGATGAAGATGTGCAAGTAGCTAATGGCTAA
- the LOC114398457 gene encoding putative lysine-specific demethylase JMJ16 isoform X2, whose amino-acid sequence MEYGTKHYAFLLLVIMEADYGKDCTKSENRENLSVPPGFTSLTSFILKRDGNVKKSDKSTAFQIASEQEPIFMETIPEMNDISAYRQVLMHRPWIIADQSNHHKLEESHIKHLPMDPPLNDGRPKGIIHGCPNCSNCVKVTARWHPEDAIREVLEEAPTFHPTEEEFKDTLKYIASIRSRAEPYGMCRIVPPTCWKPPCSLEKKNIWEKSEFVAQIQRIDGHQLQHAQEIMASASGNTKTKRKRDVKVALDSQLGNRNTSTPNNQNVQKCDCESEPGPKFSLKTLKKYADIFKSQYFDYKDKKKIIGSNIKLAIHQQWEPSVENIEGEYGRIVQNPTEEIKVLCVNTLEAGVFSSGFPTVSDPVEAYTYPEYLKSGWNLNNILSLSGSLLCFESSEASRNFAPKIHMGMCFSPLNWKVEEHHLYSLYYVHLGEPKVWYGIPGKFAINFETIWKKYLPDLQAGQPDMHDNMVMQLSCSILKAEGIPVYRCIQYPREFVLVFPGSYHSGFDCGFNCSEAVSFAPLEWLLQGQNVVELYCEQRRKTLLSYDKLLLGAAREAVRVQWETNLCRKSTSDSLTYKDAYKKNGFLIKALNSRIQSESLKRKFLCTSLVSQRMDENFDATCKRECSICLRDLHLSAVGCSCSDNFACLDHAKQLCSCTWSNKTLFYRYEINNLNVLCQALDGKLSAVFKWAKEDLGLTLNSVASKRSKQSSKNIIGSTHPSQDLQMNEPVSQTASDESSKGKQRQLLDILNSSKTKENEVVPNSSKKKNEVVPNSSKKQNAVVSQVVRTFGGTHSSSYDIRSKMKTTVLQSTFADDKKGINSVGAKIDTKTLGHKFTISKEVGDPKVSKVPSVTNARYLPFLQDNVLADVSSDSSSTSMSSDSEDEDVQVANG is encoded by the exons ATGGAGTATGGAACAAAGCATTATGCTTTCCTCTTACTTG TGATTATGGAAGCAGATTATGGAAAGGATTGCACCAAATCTGAGAATAGAGAAAATCTTTCAGTTCCCCCTGGTTTTACGTCCCTGACATCTTTCATTTTGAAAAGGGATGGAAATGTTAAGAAAAGTGATAAATCTACAGCCTTTCAAATTGCATCCGAACAAGAGCCAATATTCATGGAGACTATTCCTGAGATGAATGACATTAGTGCTTATAGACAGGTTCTTATGCATCGGCCGTGGATAATCGCAGACCAGAGCAATCACCacaaacttgaggaatctcacATAAAGCATCTTCCTATG gatCCCCCTTTAAATGATGGTCGTCCAAAAGGGATCATACATGGATGTCCAAACTGCAGTAATTGTGTGAAG GTAACAGCAAGGTGGCATCCTGAGGATGCTATAAGAGAAGTTTTGGAAGAAGCTCCTACTTTCCACCCAACAGAAGAG GAATTCAAAGACACACTTAAATATATTGCAAGCATACGTTCCAGAGCAGAACCTTATGGAATGTGCCGTATTGTCCCTCCTACTTGCTGGAAACCACCATGCTCTCTTGAGAAAAAGAACATATGGGAAAAGTCTGAATTTGTTGCTCAGATTCAGCGAATTGATGGACACCAACTTCAGCATGCACAAGAAATTATGGCTAGTGCTAGTGGAAATACAAAAACCAAGAGAAAAAGAGATGTAAAAGTAGCTTTAGACTCTCAGCTTGGTAATAGAAACACCAGCACTCCAAATAACCAGAATGTTCAAAAATGTGACTGTGAGTCTGAACCTGGTCCTAAATTCAGTCTCAAAACATTAAAGAAATATGCAGACATATTTAAGAGTCAGTACTTTGATTACAAGGATAAGAAGAAGATTATAGGTTCCAATATAAAATTAGCTATACATCAGCAGTGGGAACCATCTGTGGAGAATATTGAAGGTGAATATGGACGGATTGTTCAAAATCCAACTGAAGAAATCAAG GTGCTTTGTGTTAACACTTTGGAGGCCGGAGTTTTTAGCAGTGGATTTCCGACAGTTTCTGATCCTGTGGAGGCATACACTTACCCTGAATATTTGAAATCTGGATGGAACTTGAATAATATACTTTCACTCTCAGGATCCCTTCTTTGTTTTGAAAGCTCTGAAGCTTCACGTAATTTTGCCCCCAAGATTCACATGGGAATGTGCTTCTCTCCACTCAACTGG AAAGTTGAAGAGCACCACTTATACTCATTATATTACGTGCATTTGGGTGAACCAAAAGTGTGGTATGGCATCCCAGGAAAATTTGCTATTAACTTTGAAACAATTTGGAAGAAGTATCTCCCTGATTTGCAAGCAGGACAGCCTGATATGCATGATAATATG GTGATGCAGCTATCATGCTCCATATTGAAGGCAGAGGGCATTCCTGTATATCGTTGTATTCAGTATCCTCGTGAGTTTGTTCTTGTCTTTCCCGGGTCATATCATTCAGGATTTGATTGTGGCTTCAACTGTTCTGAAGCAGTAAGTTTTGCTCCTCTTGAGTGGCTGCTTCAGGGACAGAATGTTGTAGAGCTATACTGTGAACAGAGGAGAAAGACATTACTTTCATATGATAAGCTTTTGCTAGGAGCAGCAAGGGAAGCTGTGAGGGTCCAATGGGAAACTAATCTGTGCAGGAAGAGCACATCAGATAGCTTAACATATAAAGatgcctataaaaaaaatgggttCTTAATAAAAGCTTTGAAC TCTCGCATCCAGAGTGAAAGTTTGAAGAGAAAATTTCTTTGCACTTCTTTGGTATCACAAAGAATGGATGAAAATTTTGATGCCACTTGTAAAAGGGAATGTAGTATTTGCCTCCGTGATTTACACTTGTCTGCTGTAGGTTGTTCATGTTCAGATAACTTTGCATGTCTTGATCATGCAAAACAGCTTTGTTCTTGCACTTGGAGCAACAAAACTCTCTTCTACCGTTATGAAATCAATAATTTGAATGTTCTTTGTCAAGCTTTGGATGGGAAATTAAGTGCAGTCTTTAAATGGGCTAAAGAGGATCTCGGATTAACTCTGAACTCTGTTGCCTCCAAGAGATCAAAACAAAGCTCAAAAAACATAATTGGTTCAACCCACCCTTCGCAAGATTTGCAGATGAATGAACCTGTATCGCAGACAGCATCAGATGAATCCTCAAAAGGGAAACAACGTCAATTGCTAGATATATTGAATtcatcaaaaacaaaagaaaatgaagtggTTCCGAAttcatcaaagaaaaaaaatgaggtggTTCCGAATTCATCAAAGAAACAAAATGCAGTCGTTTCCCAAGTTGTGCGGACTTTTGGTGGCACTCACAGTAGTTCTTATGACATTCGTTCAAAAATGAAGACAACTGTACTTCAGTCAACCTTTGCAGATGATAAGAAAGGAATCAATTCTGTTGGTGCCAAAATTGATACGAAGACACTTGGGCATAAGTTTACAATTTCAAAGGAAGTAGGAGATCCAAAAGTATCTAAAGTTCCTTCAGTTACAAACGCACGTTACTTGCCTTTTCTACAAGACAATGTGTTAGCTGATGTTTCATCTGATAGTTCGAGCACATCTATGTCGTCAGATTCTGAAGATGAAGATGTGCAAGTAGCTAATGGCTAA
- the LOC114399429 gene encoding protein CUP-SHAPED COTYLEDON 3-like translates to MGLRDIGASLPPGFRFYPSDEELVCHYLYKKIANEEVLKGTLVEIDLHICEPWQLPEVAKLNANEWYFFSFRDRKYATGFRTNRATTSGYWKATGKDRTVVDPATQEVVGMRKTLVFYRNRAPNGIKTGWIMHEFRLETPHMPPKEDWVLCRVFHKSKEDDNMSSILVQYETITPPPSSLTLASSSPTNQAMPHGGYNNRLASFSNSSMSTHQYHHHFNPTQQNANSLMDLLHFSRETNTNNTFLTQIGAKGDDAYGFLWDMDLTENSLEDGVASNLDAIRFEVDNNNNNMVLL, encoded by the exons ATGGGTCTGAGAGACATTGGTGCTTCACTGCCTCCTGGGTTTCGGTTTTATCCGAGTGATGAGGAATTGGTCTGCCATTACCTCTACAAAAAGATCGCAAATGAGGAAGTTCTGAAGGGTACCTTGGTCGAAATTGACCTCCACATATGCGAACCTTGGCAACTTCCAG AGGTGGCTAAGCTGAATGCGAATGAGTGGTACTTCTTCAGTTTCCGGGACCGCAAATATGCGACGGGGTTTCGGACCAACCGGGCAACTACATCGGGGTACTGGAAAGCAACGGGGAAGGATCGTACGGTGGTGGATCCAGCCACGCAAGAAGTTGTAGGGATGAGGAAAACACTGGTGTTCTACAGGAACAGAGCTCCAAATGGCATCAAAACCGGTTGGATCATGCATGAGTTCCGTTTGGAGACCCCACATATGCCTCCAAAG GAGGACTGGGTGTTGTGTAGAGTCTTCCACAAAAGCAAAGAAGATGACAACATGAGTTCCATACTCGTACAGTATGAGACAATTACACCACCTCCATCATCCCTAACTTTGGCTTCGTCATCTCCCACCAACCAAGCCATGCCTCATGGTGGGTATAATAACCGACTTGCCTCTTTCTCTAATTCCTCCATGTCAACCCACCAATATCATCATCACTTCAACCCTACCCAACAAAACGCTAATTCTTTGATGGATCTCCTCCACTTCTCTCGCGAAACCAACACCAACAATACCTTTCTTACTCAAATTGGTGCCAAAGGTGATGACGCATATGGTTTCTTATGGGACATGGATCTAACCGAAAATAGCCTAGAGGATGGCGTGGCTTCAAACTTGGACGCAATAAGATTCGAGgttgataataataacaataatatggtATTGCTATAA